ATATGTTAGGATAATTTTCAAGGCATAACTTCAATTAGATAGCCATGTATTTAAATAGTGCTTTTGATGAAAAATATGTTAAGCTAGTGTTGGAATAAGGAGGAGTTAGAATGAGAAATGACCAACGTAATGTCAATAGTTTACGACCTATCACGATTGTAACTGATTTTCTTCAGCATCCAGAAGGCTCTGTGCTGATTCAGATAGGAAATACAAAAGTAATCTGTAATGCAAGTATTGAAGATAGAGTTCCTCCGTTTATGCGCGGACAAGGGAAGGGGTGGATTACGGCCGAATATGCTATGCTTCCTCGTGCAACTGAACAAAGAAACATTCGTGAATCATCCAAAGGAAAAGTAAGCGGTAGAACAATGGAAATTCAACGCTTAATTGGACGCGCACTTCGATCTGTCGTTGATTTAGATAATATAGGTGAACGGACAGTTTGGGTAGATTGCGATGTGATACAAGCTGATGGAGGCACAAGGACAGCTTCCATAACAGGTGCCTTTGTTGCGGTTGCATTAGCGTTTAATAAGTTAGTGGAAAATAAAGTCATTTCCAAAATGCCAGTGACGGATCTTCTGGCAGCAACTTCAGTTGGCGTACTGCCTGATGGAAGTGAAATTCTAGACTTGAATTATCTAGAAGATTCCAGTGCTCATGTTGATATGAACATTGTAATGACAGGCTCAGGTGAGTTTGTCGAAATTCAAGGTACAGGGGAGGAAGCAACTTTTACAAGCAAACAGCTGCAAACCATGCTTCAACTTGCCGAAGAAGGCTTATTGACACTGTTTGAAAAGCAGAAAGAAGCATTAGGCTCCATAACTGAACAGATTGATAAACACGCCAGTACGCAAGGGGAAGAAAAATAAAATGAAAAAAATCATTATTGCAACAAAAAATAAAGGGAAAGCGAAGGAGTTTAAAGAATTATTTGCTGCTTATGAACTTGAAGCAATATCCTTAAATGAATTAGACAACATACCAGATATTGAGGAAACAGGGACAACCTTTAAGGAAAACGCAGCATTAAAAGCAGAACAAATTGCTTCGCTATTATCGCTACCTGTAATCGCTGATGACTCTGGTTTAATGATTGATGCGTTGGATGGAAGACCTGGAGTGTACTCAGCACGATATGCTGGGGAGGATAAAAGTGATGAGGCAAACATAAATAAAGTATTGGCAGAATTACAATCTGTACCAGAAGAAGAAAGAACAGCGCGGTTTATTTGTGTACTTGCCGTTACCATCCCTGATTCAGTTACTACATATTATACAGGATATTGTCATGGCAAAATTGCGAAAGCAGCAGTTGGGGATTACGGCTTTGGTTATGACCCAATCTTTATCCCAGACGGCTATGAACAAACAATGGCACAGTTAACAGCAGAAGAAAAAAATGCCATTAGTCACCGTCGGAACGCTATCAAACAATTAGAAACAAACTTAAAAAAACAGGACTTATTTTTAGACAACAGATAGGATGGTTCTCTATGACAAAAGTACTGATCGTAAGTGACAGTCATGGTTTAACAACAGAACTGGAAATGATTAAACAGCGCCATTATGTAGATGCTATGATTCATTGTGGGGATTCGGAATTAGGAATGGATGATAAGGAAATGGCTGGTTTTTATACTGTAATGGGTAATTGTGATGTGGATAACCGCTATCCTGAAGAACAAACTCTAACCGTTAATGACTTGAAATTTCTTATTGTGCATGGACATCTCCACCAAGTAAAGCGTAATTTATTACATGTGGCTTATCGCGCTGAGGAACTGGGAGCACAAATCATTTGCTTTGGTCATACGCATATTGCAGGTGCAGAACAGCAAGGAAATCAATTATTGATCAATCCTGGCAGTATCCGCCTGCCTCGTGGACGAAAGGAAAAAACGTATGCGATAATGGAATGGGATGTAAAAGAAGAGATTAGGGTTCAATTCTATACGGTGGATGGAGAGCAATTAAAAGACTCCAGTTATACAGCAAGCTTATCCTAAATGTAATATGCTGTAAAACTCCCGCTTTAGGGAGTCCAAGTAGATGCAAAGAAGTCTAAGTGAGGAAAACAGCATGTAAATTCCCGATTGGTCCAAGTTCCTATAGACATATGCTTGCGATAAAAGATTTTGTAAGGAAGGGGAAACTTCTGCAGGAAATTTTAGCTTATAAAATGAATTTTTATCCTGTATATAAGAGGTGCCGTAAGACTCCCGCTTCAGGAGTTGGATAATCTGTACTGCAACAAGTCTAAGTGGGAGATGACAGACCTAAATGCCTTATTTCGTAAGCGGTCTTTAGGTCATACCATTACAGTACCAACAAGCCGTAGAGGATGAATGAAACCCCCTCACTAATGGAAGATTCAATTTATAGAGGGGCAGACTCATCACGCCATGTGATGAGTTTTTATTGTTAGATAAGAAAGCATAAAATGATGTGCTTAGGGTTAGGGATAACGAAATAACCGAATAGTTACGTCCGGCGCATGAGCCCAGCAGATGCGACTTCAGAAATGCGCTTTCCGATAAGGCATCATTGGTTCGTCCCTAAGAGGAAGGCCGACTAAAAACGGGCTTGCCGCTCAGGCGCCGGCATACCCCTGTTTTTAGTGGCATGCATGATTCTTTTATCCCGTAAAAAGGCGTTGTAGACTCCCACTTCAAGAATGGAAGATGTGAGCTAAACAAGCCGAAGCGGGAGGTAACAGCACCTAAATCCCGATTCGTTCAACTAACAATCAGCGGGGATGAAGAAAACATTGAAGGTTCACTTTATCTTTCGTTGATTCGTTCCATTCACTACTTGCTAAACAGGCCTCCCCCGCCTTTGTTCTTAGAGCGATTATAGAAGGTTTTTACGGCAGGAAGTATAGGATACAACTCATAAGTATTATATGGTACAGTACAGAATAGAGTTTTTTTGTCTAGATCAAATTAAAAGGAAGAAGTTGGCTTTGGTGCGTAGATTAATATTATTCGTAAGTTTTTTAGTTATCATTTTTGTAAGCACCCCTAATCTAATATACGCTAAAAACATGGAACAGCCGAACGTTTTAATTTTATATAGTATAAATGACGAGGCGCAAATGAAAGAAATACGAATATTGGATTCCCTAGTCGGACAATTCACTGACCAAATCACATTGGTAGAAGATAAAGTTTTTAAAAACGGTCAATTAAATATGTTTACCCATGTTATTTATTTTGGAGGAGTGGAAAAAAATTTACCTGATACCGTCGTTAACGCTATAATAGATTATACCGGGAATTTTTATTCAATTGGCCATAATGCGGCACGATTTGGCGATAAACTCCCTTTACAAAAAGTAAATGGAGAAGTGTTAATTAATCAAATTGAATTTATTCATCACGCTTTTAAACAAAAATTACCGGATGAACGAATTGTTTATTCAGTAGAAATTGATGAGCCTGCTTCTGTGTTGGCAAACGGGTATGACCATACCAATGAAAAAACCCCATTCATTATTACAGACAACGGCAATTATTATTTTGCTGGAGAAACGTTATATAGTCCTTTTGCTGAGGTAATAACAGAATCTTTTAACGGATTTTTTCAACAACTAGATAAGCAAATCGTGAAATATTTAAGGTTGGAAGATGTGCATCCCAAAGCAAATGTAAAACAATTAAGAGAGCAAGCAGATTTTTTGAAAGGAAAAAATATTCCCTATATGATTGCTGTTATCCCAGTTTATTATAGTGAAACAGAAACCGTTCATCTTTCGGACTCTCCTGAATTGGTGAAAACATTACAATATATGCAGAAAAACGGTGCAAGCATCGTAATGCATGGATATAAACACCAATATAGAAAAACAGAAACTGGGGAAGGATTTGAATTTTGGGATGTGGATAACGATAGGCCCATTTATCAGTCTCGTCATAGCGCTGTTAAGTTAAAACAGGATTTCGACTCAACAGAAGAATATGAAGCTTATTTACATGAAGCGAGGGAATATGAAAGGGCATATATAGAAGATGCGATTATGAATGGTGTGCAAGAATTGGTAGCACATAAGCTTTATCCTCTTGCGTTCGAAGCTCCGCATTATACGATGTCACAGCAAGGTTATGAAGTTTTATCGAAGTATTTTAGTGCTTATGTTGGGCAAGTGCAATTAACCGACCTTACCTGGAAAGGATCTTTTTCTCCACCGTACAAAACCCGTCCGAATTTTTTACACGGAATGACTTTATATCCTGAAACATTAGGGTACATAGAACGAGGGAATGAGGAATCCTTACAGCAAATGGTAGATAAGATTGATTCGTATTCAATGTCGACAAAGACTTATTTTTCCGCATTCTATCACCCTTTTTTAGGTATCGAAGGATTGAAAGAAATCGTGGAAAGCCTTGAAAAAGTGGCTAATGCTTCATGGCTCGATTTAAAGGAAGAAAATAATGTTGTCCAAATGAATGACATTCACATTGAGTCTGGCAACGGTCATATTAAAGTCGATAAGCCTTTTATAGCTAGTGACTATGAACGGAACTTAATAGTAAAAGAAGTTGGAATTTGGGCAATTCCCGTCACGCTTTGTGTCATGATATTGGTGACCATCTTTATTGTGAAACGAAGGAACAGTAAAAAGCAAGGTTCTTTCTAGAAATCTAGGCGGGCGGATGCCAGTATAGATATAAGGTATTGCCAGGACATATAGCAGTAAGAGCAAGAGAATTGATTAGGCAAGGTTGTGAAGCGAGAGGGATAATCATCCTACAAGGTAGTGTTGGCAAAGCCCCAAGTAAAATTATGCAATATCTAAAAGGAAGGTCATCAAGATTATTACAGGATGAATTTCCAGAACTAAAGAAAAGATATTGGGGACGGCATTTGTGGGCAAGAGGGTACTTTTGCGCCACAGTTGGAACAGTAACGGAAGAGACAATAAGAAATTATATAGCCAATCAATTAAATGAAAACAAAGATGAAATATTCAAAATTGAAGAGTGAGTTCAGTCCTATTTTGGATATGCTTCAGCTTAAGGTCTTTGAGCAGGACTTCAGCCTGAAAAGCGACTTTAGTCGCCGACATTTATGTCCAAATCCTCCTGCTTTAGCTGGTGGTCGTTTAAGTGTTATTTTGCAGTATAAATTATCATTAAAAGCTATCTCTTTATTAGTAAGATAGCTTTTATTGATTCCGATTACCAAACTGTCTCGTGCAGCCCCAACAAACCTCTGTTGTTATGGTTTCAAGATTATTAATTTCAAGTATTTTTTCGATCTGGGTAAAGAGCCTTTGTATTAGTCTAAAGTTCCCTCCAGTTATCTTAATAATACTGGTTATTGCTTCGTGAAAAACCCTCGAGTTTTATAGATAGTCCTAACTCTTCCCATTTATACTCTAGAATATGGTGGGTTCATCTTTACTCAGTTTATCAAACACATGAGCAAATCCAATTCTAGAGTAGAGTTGAGGATATCGAACCAATCGTTTCTCATTAACAGAATATAGAATATCGGATGTTTTACATAAAAGTGCTAGTATTAACAAAATCGTTATTTTGTTAAAATGTGTTTTAAATGGAGAAACAGACCTTCAGGTTGGATAAAAAGGAGCCATTATTGCGATGAAAGAGAAGAAACGAAATAAACCTACGGAATTATGAAACAACATTTCAAGTTAGGATTAGGAAAAAATTCTAGATATATTTACGATAAAAGCAAAAAATTAAGAATTTTAATCGTTCGTCGCTAATGAGGAGGTATATGATTAGGTAAAAAAAGCAAATAGCTATAATAAAATTGATAATATAGGAAACACCACACCAACTGTTATAAATTTTACGTTATATAAACCTTGAACTTAAATTTTATTTACGCCCTGTAATTTCATTTAAAGTATGATATAATTTGGGAAATTAATTAAAATAGAACTTTTCTTTTCGGTAAATAGACAAAATGGCCAAGCTCTTATAACTTTCTTGCCAACTATAGAAATGAATAAAATAAAATGAGGTGTGATAATGAGTAATGATAAACAAACACCAGAGGAAAGAAGAGAGAGATTAAGACAAGAAGAATTAAAGAATCCTTCTAGTAGTATTCATGGTGAAGGCCTCGCTGACTCTTAGTTGGCGGTTTAGGTTGGAAAGGTACTGGAATACTCATTTTTGTTATTTTAATAGGTATTATAGTCGCATTACTCTTCTTTAAATGAGAAAGTTAAGCATAACACTCTTTTCTAAATCCGAACTATAATTCAAATTCTAACTTTGAATTATAGTTCGGACTTTTCTTTTTAAGCATTTATAGGATGTCCTCTTTCTGTATATTCTGTTCAAATATAGTTAATTGTGAAAATATTAAATAAACCTTTACTTAATATTTCAGTTAAGTTACTATTGTCCTAAATAATAGAAAGATGGTTAAATTATGTGTTTTCAGAAATTTCCCACATCCCTTTTCACTCTTTTTCTTTTTGGATTACTAGTATCGACTACGGTTCATGCAAGTGGGAAAGCATCAGATTTAAATTTACTAGAAAAACAACCAGTTAAAATTACAGTTACGAATAATGAAACTGGAGAAAACTCTGTTATTGATCCAGCAGAAGCACAAGAAAACAACATTAGAATTAATTCGCTTAATACTATTGGAGATTCAACAGTTGTTGGATATGATGTTTTTGTACCAATTGAATCCCCTAACGGTATTATTACTCCTTTTACTAACTCTAGTTAATGCTTGTTCAATCGTTAGACTGTCCTTGCGAGGCTGCGGCATACTCGTCTAATTTCCCGGTAGTTGCTCGCTTTCTAGTTCCAATAAATTTACGATTCACTCCGTAAATTCCTCCTTTTTAGTTAGTCCAGGAGGTTCGACGATCTCTTGCCTGTACGTCCCACGGTTTCCGCTCAACATACAGAAACCCCGTCATTCAATCGGATGTGTTTCGGATGATTGTCCGAAGCCTTAACCGTTGATATGACGGGGTTTATAGTGTTAAGTACGTCCCAGGCAGGATTCGAACCTGCGACCCACAGCTTAGAAGGCTGTTGCTCTATCCAGCTGAGCTACTGGGACAAGACATATATGGAGCGGGTGAAGGGAATCGAACCCTCGTCATCAGCTTGGAAGGCTGAGGTTTTACCATTAAACTACACCCGCAAATTATGTAAGCTATATTTAAAAGATATTTTTTTAACGACAAGATTCATTATATAAATTAATAACCAAAAAGTCAATGCTTATTTTGCTATTTGTATGATTTTGTTATTTTGATAAAAGTGAAAAATTAATTGGTGTTCTTTATCGATTATCCTTATATTCAGAAATAGGTAAGCTCACCTTGACTGTTATAGTCTTCTATCCAATTTAAAAGGGAGGTACGGCATCTATTTTTCTTAAGTGTATGTTGATCTGGTAATGTGAAGAAAGAGAAGTGTGTTCTCTTTCTTCACTGTTCTAAATTTAAAGCTTAGTTCAGTTCATTTGTTAAAATTTCAACACGGCTTTTTAATTTATTCGTCATTTCATTTAATTCTTCGGTCATCTGCGAAAATGCTTCTGCTTCACTCCCCTGGCTTTGAACTGCTTGAGCAATATCCGTTAATTGTTCTGTTGTTTGTTCTATGTTTTGCATAATATCGTCTAATACAGAGCTTATCTTTTCTGTTGCACTGGAAGAATCAGTAGCCATTTTACGAATTTCTTTCGCTACAACAGAAAAAGTCCGTCCATGTTCACCGGCTCTTGCTGCTTCGATTGCCGCATTCAAGCCGAGCAAGTTAGATTGCTCCGAAACTTTATTGATAAACACTGTTACTTCGTTTATTTCTCCTGAACTTTGTTCGACATTTTCTGCCTGAGCAGCTAATTCTTGAACGGTTGCTGATAACTCCTCTGTTTGGGATAACATAGTATGCGCTTTTCCTTGTACATGATCAGCAAGCTCTTCTAATGAATGGACAATATCAAGAAATTCATACTCTTGATCTAAGCTAATACCAATTCCTACACAGCCAACCATATCACCGTGATCAAATATAGGGACGCCAACTCCTTTAAATGGTTCGCCGTATTCTGGAGGGGTTTTAATAATTGTTCGCTTGCGATTATTAATCACTTGGCCAAATAAGTCATGGTCATAAAAGGGGTCCCCAATGTTTATTTGTGCATCAAGTGTTTTTCCGGGAGCGTAATATAAATACTTTTCTAAATCAACTACACCGATGAGGATATTTTCATTTTGCAAAAGTTCTTTCATTATTGGCATAATATCGACTAATTTACGTAAAACGTCTGAATTAATTTCTACTTGCGTTTCCATTTTTTCACTCCAGTTATAGATTTTGGGAAATTCGTTGTCGTTGCTCATAAAAGTCAGTTAAATAGCTTTGTTCAAAAGCGTAACCAGATCGGATTAAAAGTGGTTCATAGTAATATTTACTGGCAAGTTGAAGACCCATTGGCATTCCTTGTGTATCTAATCCCATTGGTATAGATAATGCTGGATGTCCAGTTAAGCTAAATAAACGCGTATACCTCGTCATTGAAGTAAAGATGTCTTCTTGTAAATCATCTATTTCAACATGCTCCACTCCAATCTGTTTAGGGCTAACAGGTAAAGTTGGCGTTGCAATAATGTCAACCTCCGTTAGGGCTTGATCAACTTCGGAAATAGCTTTCTTACGCCAGTTTAGTGCTTTAATATAATCCATTGCAGTAATCGATTTTCCAGCCTCTAAATGAGCTCTTACATCTTCACCAAAATCATTTAGTTTAAAACGAAGGTGATTTTCATGTATCGATGCCCCCTCTGCTAGCGCAATAGGGAATACTTGTTCACTCGCTGTTTGAACAGACGAGATGTCTATTTCCATGAGTATGGCACCGAGGCTTTCTAACTGCCGAAGTGCGTTTTGATAGGCAAGCAGAATATCCGGTTCTATATGATAAGTAAAATAATGACGAGGCACGCCTATTCGCATGCCTGAAATTTGTGTATGGCAATGTTCTTGGTATAATCTGTCTGTCAAACCATTCATTATAATTGCGAGGTCACCTATATTTTGAGTGATCGGTCCCACATGATCTAAAGTCCAAGAAATTCCTTGCACTCCTGTAGTATCTACCATGCCTTTAGTAGGTTTTAATCCAATAACACCACAGGCAGAAGCTGGTATGCGAATAGATCCTCCTGTATCTGTTCCGATCGAAGCAAGTCCTAGGTTTGCACATACTGCAGCTCCTGATCCACCACTTGATCCCCCCGGGATATTGTCTGGATTCCAAGGGTTTTTAACTGCACCATAAAAAGGATTTGTCGACGTAATACCAAAAGCGAATTCGTGTAAATTGGTTTTACCGAGATTGATTGCCCCTGCCTGCGTTAGTTTTTGAACAACATATGCATCTGAATTCGGTATATAGCTGTGCTTTATTTTAGAGCCACTTGTTGTACGAACTCCATTCGTGTTAATTAAATCTTTATATGATAAAGGGACCCCTTGAAGTGCGCTTAATTGTTTTCCCTTTAAATAGTTATCTTCTGCGTTTTTGGCTTGTGCCAATGCAGTTTCATAAGTAATTGTAATAAAAGCGTGAAGTTTATGATCTATATCATCCATTCTTTTAAGATACTGTTTGGTAATTTCTACAGGTGAAAATTCTTTTTTCTTATAACCATCTATAAGTTTGGTGATGGACATTACTTTTTCCATTGTTGAGCCTCCTTTGGTGTTGACAGGAAATTATTTTGTAACATAATTCTCCCTTCTTTGGTATATAAAATTGTAATAAAATGAACGGCGTTGCTGATAAAAATTATTTTTCGTTTCACAAGTAGAAGGGTTATTTATTTAAGTTTTTCTTATCAGCACGCAAGTTAAATGATTCCTCCCATTTTAGAATTATGTGCAGCAGGAATGGAAAATAGCGACCTTTAATTATGCATAGCTTGTAGAAATCTTCCACTATGAAGTTTCGCTTTCTTCCAAATGTACAATGTCATAAGACTTTTATTTCAAAAGTAGTAGGTGATACAAAGAAACCTAGGCGGGAGATAGCAACACCTAAATTTTTCGATTCGCTCAGGCGAACAAGCAGTAGAAAGTGGTGGAAAACTCTTACTGAATGAAGTTTCACTTTATTAGTATCGGTATTTGGTTGGCATTTTTTTAATTGTATAGGAAACAATAAAATGATGTGCTTGAGGATAACGATATAACCGACTAGTCACGTCCGGCGCATGAGCCCAGCAACGATGCGACTTTAGAAATGCGCCCTACGATAAGAGCCCTCATTGGTTCGTCCCTAAGAGGAAGGCCGACTAAAAACGGGCTTGCCGCTCAGGCGTCGGCATACCCCTGTTTTTAGTGGCATGCATGATTCCTTTATCCCGTAAAAAGGCGTTGTAGGCTCCCACTTCAAGAATGGAAGATGTGAGCTGAAGCGGGAGGTAACAGCCCCTAAATCCCCGATTCGTTCCACTAACCATCAGCGGGGATGAAGAAAACCCCGCTGATGGAAGGTTCACTTTATCTTTCGTTGATTTGTTCCATTCACTACGTTGCTAAACGGGCTTCCCGCGCCTTTGTTCTTTAATTTGTTAGTGCATTAAAGGAAGTCTTAACTATTACAAGAAGAGAAACCTAAGTGGTTTAAATATGGTACTAAAATGGAAAAACTCAAAAAAACGTTATTGCAGAGTGATTACCATGCGTTAATCACAAAAACATTTGGACAGCTATCTATTATATATAAAATATATATATTTTTATATATTTAAATTGACATATTTTAATAATTGCGGTATTATTTAATTGTGAAATGTTGAGCAAATTGTTCGACAATATAAAAGAAATTAGTAACTTAAATGGCGGATTTTAATTTCAAAACGGAATAAATATGTAATTGACAAGAATGGCTGTTACTATTCAAAACTAGGTAGATTTGGTTGTATGAAAGCGAACTAGGATTGATTTCAGAATTAGTTATAGTTAGTGTTGTTTTTCAGTAATTATCGCTGGATAGCATAAAGGGGATTTCAGCTTGCTGGAGGGATAGCAATGAATATCGAAAGATTTATTGAAGCACGCAAAGAAAAAGGGTTATCTCAAATAGAATTAGCTGATGGGATATGCACTCAAGCCACTTTGAGTCGTTTTGAAAATAATGGTCACGTACCTAATTTAAAGATTCTCATCAAATTATGTAATCGTTTAGGTTTACCAATGGGGGAACTCTTTCCAAAAGTTGGAGTGAAATATACGGAAATCATTGAAAAAATGAATAAGGCGGAATTTTTTCTCATCACTAGTGAATATGGGCAGTCTCAAGCGTTGCTAGAAACTATATCTGTTTGTAAGATAGAGGAACCTCTTTTAGCTTTGCGTTACTACTATCTAAAAGGCTTTGTGATGATTTTTCAAGATGCTGAGATAACGGATATTTTGTTTAATTTTGATCAGATTTTACTCGAAGAAGAAGTAAAAGATTCTGAAATTTTTCGTCTGTTAGCATATACCGGAATCGGCATGGTATTTTCACGGGAAAAAGATCAGGAAAAGGCAGAGTTTTATTTTAATAAGGTTCTCGAAAGAATTTATACTTATCCTACTAAAGAGATAGAAGATACTTGGCGGGTATTAAATATCGTTTTTCAATGTGGTGTGTTTTATGCCGAAATGGATGAATTTGATGCTAGTAATGCCTTGTTAGAGTACGCTGTTTCAATTTGCTCAGATAATCACGTGACTTATTACTTAGCGCGGGCAGCCATTCAATTAGCTAAAAATGCTATTACTCAAAATAAGCCTCAGCACGTTATATTAGAACTCATCTATGACGCTCGAGCTTATGCCAAGATTAATAAAAACCATGTAGGGCTTAAACTTTTATCCGATATGGAAAAAGAAGTCTTAAATCAGGGAAGAGTAAGCAGCTTTTATATTTAGTGTAATAGCTAATATGAAGAAGAGTGTTAGAAAAGAGGTGACTGAGATTGGAGCTAAAAAGAAGAGTTGTGCACTTAATGGGGACAGTGATTGATTTATCTGTTCAGCATGAACTTGCTGAAGCAATTTTAGATAAAGTAATAGCACGTTTAAAAGAATATGAGCATCGATTTAGTGCTAACGATCCTAGTTCTGAGTTGATGCAGGTTAATAAAAATGCTGGTATTCAACCAGTGACTGTACACCCAGAACTGTACGAGCTTATTAAGATAGGAAAAGAACACAGTTGTGCTGAAGGAAGCCATTTAAACATTGCTATCGGTCCGTTAGTACAAACTTGGCGTATTGGTTTTTCAAATGCTAGAGTGCCATACAATAATGAAATTACTGAGTTGCTAGAGCGGACAAACCCTAAAAAAATCGTACTCCATGACAAGGAGTGTTCTGTTTTTCTAACTGAACCAGGGATGTTAATCGATTTAGGCGCATTAGCCAAAGGATATATTGCAGATTTAATCATTGATTTTTTAAAAAAAGCTCAGGTAACTTCTGCGTTAATTAACTTAGGTGGAAACTTGGTGGTCTTGGGCCCCTCTCTTAAGCCAGATGGTAATTGGCATATTGGTATTCAAGATCCCTTACAATCTCGCGACGATTATTTAGCTGTTTTAAAAATTTTCAATCAATCAGTTGTTACTTCAGGAGTATATGAAAGAAGCTTGACTCAAGATGGGCAAACTTATCATCATATTATTGATCCTCAAACGGGTTATCCTATGACAACAGACGTGGTTAGTTTAACTATTATTTCTGATCAATCTGTTGATGGAGAAATTTGGACTACGCGTTTATTCGGAAAAACTGCTGATGAAATTATCAAGATTGTAAATGATCTTCAAGGAATGGAATGTATGGTTGTGACCAATAAAGAAGAAATATTTTGTTCAGCAGCTTTGGAAGCCAAAATAGTTAAACAAGCAATCTGAGTTATTAACCGGGGTTAACTGACTCCAGATAAATATATAATATTTAGAGGAAAGGAAGAAACCAATATGAATAAATTTATTGGATTAGTGGGGACAAACTCAGACCATTCTACTAATCGTAAGTTACTGCAATTTATGAAAAAACATTTTTCGGATAAAGCACAGATTGAATTGGTAGAAATTAGAGATGTGCCAATGTTCAACAAGCCTGAGAATAAGAAATTACCCGCTTCAGCTCAAGAAATAGCAGACAAAATTAGTGAGGCAGATGGTGTAATTATTAGTACACCGGAGTATGACCACGCTGTACCAGCATCATTAATGAACGTCTTAAACTGGTTGTCGTACGGGGTCTTCCCATTTGTAGATAAGCCAGTAATGATCACAGGAGCTTCATACGGAACACTAGGTTCTTCAAGAGCTCAAGCTCACTTACGACAAATTTTGGATGCGCCAGAACTAAAAGCACGTATCATGCCTAGCTCAGAATTCTTGTTAAATCATTCTCTGCAAGCTTTTGATGAAGCGGGAAACTTAGTAGATGAGCAACAAGTGGAGACACTTGAAGGATTATTCGATGATTTCTTAACTTTTGTTTCTATTACTAATCAATTGAACCATGCGCATTCAATTAATCGAGAAATAGCAGAAAATTTCTCATGGGAATCTATCTAAAAGGGGAGTGTCATATATGAAATTAGTCGGTATTGTAGGATCTAACGCAGAACTATCATATAACCGAATCTTATTAAAATATATCGCAAAACAATTTAATCATTTATTTGAAATGGAAGTCATTGAAATTAAAGATTTGCCACTATTCAATCAAAGTGATGATCAAACGAATAGTCCAGCTATACAGCGCATTAATAATAAAATTATGCACGCAGATGGTGTGATTATTGCCACTCCTGAGCATAACCATACCATTCCAGCTGGCTTGAAAAGTTTAATTGAGTGGTTATCATTTAA
This genomic interval from Virgibacillus pantothenticus contains the following:
- a CDS encoding amidase; its protein translation is MEKVMSITKLIDGYKKKEFSPVEITKQYLKRMDDIDHKLHAFITITYETALAQAKNAEDNYLKGKQLSALQGVPLSYKDLINTNGVRTTSGSKIKHSYIPNSDAYVVQKLTQAGAINLGKTNLHEFAFGITSTNPFYGAVKNPWNPDNIPGGSSGGSGAAVCANLGLASIGTDTGGSIRIPASACGVIGLKPTKGMVDTTGVQGISWTLDHVGPITQNIGDLAIIMNGLTDRLYQEHCHTQISGMRIGVPRHYFTYHIEPDILLAYQNALRQLESLGAILMEIDISSVQTASEQVFPIALAEGASIHENHLRFKLNDFGEDVRAHLEAGKSITAMDYIKALNWRKKAISEVDQALTEVDIIATPTLPVSPKQIGVEHVEIDDLQEDIFTSMTRYTRLFSLTGHPALSIPMGLDTQGMPMGLQLASKYYYEPLLIRSGYAFEQSYLTDFYEQRQRISQNL
- a CDS encoding helix-turn-helix domain-containing protein, giving the protein MNIERFIEARKEKGLSQIELADGICTQATLSRFENNGHVPNLKILIKLCNRLGLPMGELFPKVGVKYTEIIEKMNKAEFFLITSEYGQSQALLETISVCKIEEPLLALRYYYLKGFVMIFQDAEITDILFNFDQILLEEEVKDSEIFRLLAYTGIGMVFSREKDQEKAEFYFNKVLERIYTYPTKEIEDTWRVLNIVFQCGVFYAEMDEFDASNALLEYAVSICSDNHVTYYLARAAIQLAKNAITQNKPQHVILELIYDARAYAKINKNHVGLKLLSDMEKEVLNQGRVSSFYI
- a CDS encoding FAD:protein FMN transferase, coding for MELKRRVVHLMGTVIDLSVQHELAEAILDKVIARLKEYEHRFSANDPSSELMQVNKNAGIQPVTVHPELYELIKIGKEHSCAEGSHLNIAIGPLVQTWRIGFSNARVPYNNEITELLERTNPKKIVLHDKECSVFLTEPGMLIDLGALAKGYIADLIIDFLKKAQVTSALINLGGNLVVLGPSLKPDGNWHIGIQDPLQSRDDYLAVLKIFNQSVVTSGVYERSLTQDGQTYHHIIDPQTGYPMTTDVVSLTIISDQSVDGEIWTTRLFGKTADEIIKIVNDLQGMECMVVTNKEEIFCSAALEAKIVKQAI
- a CDS encoding NADPH-dependent FMN reductase — encoded protein: MNKFIGLVGTNSDHSTNRKLLQFMKKHFSDKAQIELVEIRDVPMFNKPENKKLPASAQEIADKISEADGVIISTPEYDHAVPASLMNVLNWLSYGVFPFVDKPVMITGASYGTLGSSRAQAHLRQILDAPELKARIMPSSEFLLNHSLQAFDEAGNLVDEQQVETLEGLFDDFLTFVSITNQLNHAHSINREIAENFSWESI